From the Ascochyta rabiei chromosome 14, complete sequence genome, one window contains:
- a CDS encoding Translation initiation factor 3 subunit J component: MAPGKWDDEESGSDSSSPAAAPIARRSKFDDEEEDDVLDAWDEAEDSEVEREKAKKAAEAKAKAEAEAKANHKSKAQRIEEHRQAALRRRQLDEDYESEEETEEERRQRLRQAEQDGSRAQAEELFGELSVGKAKTAKAVTVSDESDPTKSVDLSALSIFNPNTKDQFTKLRETLTPLIVNNSKKGQYSLFLQEFVKGISKELPSDQIKKIASGLTTLSNEKMKEEKAAEKGGKKTKAAKTKTSLNATRDVGRNADTSTYDNDDFGDDDFM, encoded by the exons ATGGCTCCTGGAAAGTGGG ACGACGAAGAGTCCGGCTCCGACTCATCCTCACCCGCCGCCGCCCCTATCGCCCGCCGCAGCAAGTTCGACGATGAGGAGGAAGACGAT GTCCTAGACGCATGGGACGAAGCCGAGGACTCCGAAGTCGAGCGcgagaaggcgaagaaggcgGCCGAGGCCAAGGCCAAGGCTGAGGCCGAAGCAAAGGCAAACCACAAGAGCAAGGCACAGCGCATCGAGGAGCACAGGCAGGCGGCTCTGCGCCGACGACAGCTGGACGAGGACTACGAGTCGGAGGAGGAGACCGAGGAGGAGCGCCGCCAGAGGCTTCGTCAGGCCGAACAGGACGGCTCGCGCGCCCAGGCCGAAGAGCTCTTCGGTGAGCTCAGCGTCGGAAAGGCCAAGACTGCAAAGGCTGTCACCGTCTCCGACGAGAGCGACCCCACCAAGTCTGTCGACCTCAGCGCTCTCTCCATCTTCAACCCCAACACCAAGGACCAGTTCACCAAGCTGCGCGAGACCCTTACACCTCTCATCGTCAACAACTCCAAGAAGGGCCAGTACTCGTTGTTCTTGCAAGAGTTCGTCAAGGGAATCTCAAAAGAGCTGCCTAGTGACCAGATCAAGAAGATTGCGTCTGGTCTGACTACCTTGAGCAACGAGAAGatgaaggaggagaaggccGCCGAGAAGGGTGGAAAGAAGACCAAGGCAGCAAAGACCAAGACCAGCTTGAACGCTACAAGGGATGTTGGTCGTAATGCGGACACATCAACatacgacaacgacgacttTGGCGA TGACGACTTCATGTGA
- a CDS encoding cyclin-like protein interacting with PHO85: protein MGSIVVSDFGGNHFHKPVFGGGSGHQQAQEPPSSHSGRPSSSVDAPPRAVADVPMADAGAPPSSSTPAQRAQQHNPPEPSPHTSTQQQQPAPPSSPRFRPHSQQPTPSAAQPRTVPSSGPSSVQGSPAQLQRSPAESNAASPRKIKVTSLAHIQSFAVDESSPFSQTRSLSRRQRRDPADVGPQYEISEMPVSDIIEMVAGLLTKITTTNDRQHDHLHRQIPPVDGASGLSQQTTSVLAFHGKNVPSISILSYLSRIHKYCPTTYEVFLSLLVYFDRMTERVNAGPMLNLRQANQQSLERSGAVASATTTAAAASQTPSVAAQSVTPPPSGSLGRPQEPAAHAAQPPSPPQQDLDSDAYNLSHFFVVDSFNIHRLVIAGVTCASKFFSDVFYTNSRYAKVGGLPLVELNHLELQFLLLNDFRLAVPLEEMEAYGTMLVEFYAREVAEQHERQNGGRQ from the exons ATGGGATCGATAGTAGTGAGCGACTTCGGTGGGAACCACTTTCACAAACCCGTGTTCGGTGGTGGCAGTGGACACCAGCAGGCGCAAGAACCTCCTTCTTCGCATTCGGGACGGCCCTCGTCGTCAGTGGACGCGCCGCCTCGAGCCGTGGCTGACGTTCCAATGGCCGATGCGGGAGCCCCACCATCCAGCTCAACACCAGCTCAGCGAGCGCAGCAGCACAACCCCCCGGAACCCAGCCCACACACATCcacccagcagcagcagccggcACCTCCTTCTAGCCCCCGCTTTCGCCCACATTCGCAGCAGCCCACGCCCTCTGCCGCACAGCCTCGAACCGTGCCCTCATCTGGACCATCATCTGTCCAGGGCTCACCAGCACAACTGCAGCGCTCACCTGCCGAGTCGAACGCAGCGTCGCCTCGAAAGATCAAGGTCACCAGCCTGGCCCACATCCAAAGTTTTGCCGTCGATGAGTCGAGTCCCTTTTCCCAGACGCGCTCGTTGTCGCGGCGTCAACGACGAGACCCTGCAGACGTCGGACCACAATATGAGATCAGCGAGATGCCTGTCTCGGATATCATCGAGATGGTCGCTGGGTTGCTGACCAAAATCACTACCACGAACGATCGACAGCATGATCATCTGCATCGCCAAATACCGCCCGTAGACGGAGCATCCGGACTCAGCCAGCAGACAACCAGTGTACTAGCCTTTCACGGCAAAAATGTGCCCAGTATATCGATACTGAGTTATCTCAGCCGCATACACAAGTATTGTCCTACCACCTACGAGGTCTTCCTCAGTCTTCTTGTGTACTTCGACAGAATGACAGAGAGAGTGAACGCGGGACCTATGCTCAACCTCCGCCAGGCCAACCAGCAATCGTTAGAACGCTCAGGAGCTGTTGCTTCGGCGACCACGACTGCTGCGGCGGCTTCGCAGACCCCATCAGTTGCAGCTCAAAGCGTAACACCACCCCCATCTGGATCTCTCGGCAGGCCACAAGAGCCTGCAGCACACGCTGCTCAGCCTCCGTCCCCGCCCCAGCAAGACCTGGACTCTGATGCATACAACCTTTCCCATTTCTTTGTAGTGGATAGCTTCAACATTCACCGACTTGTGATCGCTGGTGTTACTTGCGCCAGCAAATTCTTCTCCGATGTGTTCTACACCAACTCTAGATACGCGAAG GTTGGTGGTCTACCATTGGTTGAGCTGAACCATTTAGAGCTGCAGTTCCTGTTGCTGAACGATTTCCGTTTGGCTGTGCCTCTCGAAGAGATGGAGGCTTACGGGACTATGCTGGTTGAGTTTTATGCGCGAGAGGTGGCCGAACAGCACGAGCGACAGAACGGAGGAAGACAGTAA
- a CDS encoding RING-type E3 ubiquitin transferase encodes MADTGAQENSQGPTSPARRGGRGRGRGRGAHSGREDGHENSGARGRGRGGSAAGRGRGGHGRGDGANNRGGRPAAEKGKAPAVEGEQRSEALSAAAKPSVEEAVDDDDDDAEVCFICASPVQHTAVAPCNHRSCHICSIRMRALYKTKACAHCRTESDHVVLTDNHEKPYQEFSPGDFFKTDDNLGIRFENPDIFEDTRLLLQYNCPDSECDVACLGWPDLHRHTKTAHGKVMCDLCTRNKKVFTHEHELFSFADLRKHQKFGDDNPGAIDQSGFKGHPECGFCRQRFYGDDELYTHCRDKHERCHICDRQDGGRQQQYYVNYDSLEQHFRKDHFLCPDRECLEKKFVVFDSEMDLKAHQIESHPNGLTKDALRDARRVDMSGFQFRAPHEQEHGRRDDRRREGGRARGRGRDPNAEALPASSAQTLSRAELAFQRQVEAQQSGATGRTFGGQLSAPTPGEAFAARPAPNASAPATQTASRPSRPAANDIANSVSQLSVDSQPSVPQTPQDQARLLRHNAVTERATNMLRNDQIKLQQFRADVSAYRNSKVSPAQFIEGLFALFDNDSKELGKLVKELADIFEIQSKREGLLKAWSDWKAINEDYPSLPGSATGLALNGGTATSGGSRVLKLKSSTAQSQRSQANRKASWSTTSSGNSSFPALPAAGSSSRGGGGIGAKPGQTPWMSSSSKPVPVRSTGVSPIPSRAASSTGLANKSNKAISDGFPALPAAPKPTSTIFSPGYTGLGLRRDNSGRNTPVNQAWGAPSAGASGSTTPTVEDGAGGKRKGNKNKKQTLFHFG; translated from the exons ATGGCCGATACTGGAGCTCAAGAGAACTCACAGGGACCTACCAGCCCAGCGCGGCGAGGGGGAAGAGGCCGAGGGCGTGGAAGAGGAGCACATTCTGGGCGTGAGGATGGACACGAGAACTCGGGCGcccgaggacgaggacgaggtgGCTCCGCAGCTGGTCGCGGACGAGGGGGTCATGGGAGAGGGGACGGCGCAAACAACCGCGGGGGACGGCCGGCAGCAGAAAAGGGCAAAGCGCCTGCAGTAGAAGGAGAACAGCGGAGCGAAGCGCTATCCGCGGCCGCAAAACCATCTGTGGAGGAGGCGgtggacgacgacgatgatgatgcaGAGGTCTGCTTCATTTGCGCCTCGCCTGTTCAGCATACCGCCGTCGCGCCATGCAACCACAGGAGCTGCCACATCTGCTCGATTAGAATGAGAGCACTGTACAAGACCAAAGCCTGCGCGCACTGTAGGACCGAGTCTGACCATGTCGTACTCACTGACAATCACGAGAAGCCCTACCAGGAGTTCTCCCCGGGCGATTTCTTCAAGACCGACGATAACCTAGGAATCCGGTTCGAGAACCCTGACATCTTCGAGGACACAAGACTGCTACTGCAGTACAACTGCCCGGACAGCGAGTGTGATGTTGCGTGCTTGGGCTGGCCGGATTTGCATCGCCATACAAAGACGGCGCACGGCAAGGTTATGTG CGACCTGTGTACGAGAAATAAGAAAGTCTTCACTCACGAGCACGAGCTCTTCTCCTTTGCCGACCTCCGCAAGCACCAGAAGTTCGGTGATGACAATCCGGGCGCAATCGATCAGAGCGGGTTCAAGGGACACCCTGAATGCGGTTTCTGTCGTCAGCGCTTCTACGGAGACGATGAGCTGTACACACATTGCCGAGACAAGCACGAACGCTGCCACATCTGCGACCGCCAAGATGGCGGCCGACAGCAGCAATACTACGTCAACTACGATTCGCTCGAGCAGCACTTCCGGAAGGATCATTTCCTGTGTCCAGACCGGGAATGCCTGGAGAAGAAGTTTGTCGTGTTTGATTCTGAAATGGATCTCAAGGCCCATCAGATCGAGTCGCATCCAAATGGCCTGACCAAGGATGCTCTCCGGGATGCGAGGCGGGTGGACATGTCTGGATTCCAGTTCCGCGCACCACACGAACAGGAGCACGGAAGACGAGACGACCGGAGACGGGAAGGTGGCAGAGCTCGTGGGCGAGGCAGAGATCCGAACGCGGAGGCACTGCCCGCGTCTTCTGCGCAAACTCTCAGCCGCGCAGAGCTCGCGTTCCAGCGACAAGTCGAAGCTCAGCAGTCCGGAGCAACGGGTCGCACGTTCGGCGGTCAGCTCTCAGCTCCTACGCCTGGCGAAGCATTTGCAGCGCGACCGGCTCCCAATGCATCTGCACCGGCTACTCAGACCGCCTCACGACCCAGTCGACCGGCCGCAAATGACATCGCGAACAGCGTCAGCCAGCTGAGCGTTGATTCGCAACCTAGCGTACCGCAGACTCCCCAAGACCAAGCGCGACTTCTTCGACACAACGCCGTCACCGAGCGAGCAACGAACATGCTGCGCAACGACCAGATCAAGCTGCAGCAGTTCCGCGCTGATGTATCGGCGTACCGTAACTCCAAGGTCTCGCCAGCGCAGTTCATTGAAGGACTGTTTGCGCTTTTCGACAACGATTCCAAGGAGCTGGGCAAGCTAGTGAAGGAGCTGGCCGACATCTTCGAGATCCAAAGCAAGCGGGAGGGCTTGCTGAAGGCTTGGAGCGACTGGAAAGCAATCAACGAGGACTACCCGTCATTGCCTGGCTCGGCAACAGGGCTCGCGCTCAACGGCGGCACTGCAACTAGTGGAGGATCGAGAGTGCTGAAACTCAAGAGCTCGACAGCACAGTCACAGCGTTCGCAAGCCAATCGAAAGGCAAGTTGGTCGACTACGTCATCAGGCAACAGTTCGTTCCCAGCATTGCCAGCGGCAGGTTCATCGAgtcgcggcggcggcggcattGGAGCCAAACCGGGCCAGACACCATGGATGTCCTCATCCTCCaagcctgtgcctgtgcgcAGCACCGGCGTGTCGCCCATACCCTCGCGCGCTGCTTCATCGACTGGACTGGCCAACAAGAGCAACAAGGCGATTTCGGACGGGTTTCCCGCCCTGCCGGCAGCACCTAAGCCAACCAGCACCATCTTCAGCCCTGGGTACACAGGTCTAGGTCTGCGACGAGACAACAGCGGTCGAAACACGCCAGTCAACCAGGCTTGGGGGGCGCCAAGTGCTGGCGCAAGTGGCTCCACAACACCAACGGTTGAAGATGGCGCGGGTGGAAAGAGGAAAGGCAATAAGAACAAGAAGCAGACACTGTTCCACTTCGGCTAG
- a CDS encoding Mevalonate kinase — translation MAVDGSVHRATFDAPLIHQQRSTSRSTSHSTQTPEHSPIDTARAQLASKMPSVAASAADVAPALKRKQSSPMMPPFMVSAPGKVIVYGEHAVVHGKAAIAAAISLRSYLHVSFLSKSNRTVKLRFPDIQMEHTWNIDDLPWDAFAKAGKKKYYYDLVTALDPDLMAAIQPFIDEVSPKAPESMRKIQHASACSFLYLFLSLASRKTPPCVYTLRSTIPIGAGLGSSASISVCLSAALLMQIRALSGPHQDQPPQECELNIERINRWAFVGEMCIHGNPSGIDNTVSSGGKAVLYQRMGEGKPPRVEPLHNFPELPLLLVNTRQSRSTATEVAKVGTLRTLHPALAENILESIGMVTESAHQLLTSPDFDPTSHAALKHLGELVTINHGLLVSLGVSHPKLERVRELIDHTGIGWTKLTGAGGGGCAISIIKPKPPALSSGHSNGNQELSSDESDNSSEADCSASVISNGTRLKHKILDSLEAKLEDEGFEKFETTLAGDGVGILWPAVLHNGNEEEGGEEIDQEKFLMAEGTVGIERLVGVASPRRKLAKDVREGWKFWRPWVTHEE, via the exons ATGGCAGTCGACGGCAGTGTGCACAGAGCCACCTTTGACGCGCCTC TCATACACCAACAGCGCTCGACATCACGCTCGACCTCACACTCGACGCAAACACCTGAACACTCACCTATCGACACTGCACGCGCCCAATTGGCCTCGAAAATGCCTTCGGTCGCCGCCTCAGCAGCAGATGTTGCGCCCGCCCTGAAGAGGAAGCAATCGTCGCCGATGATGCCTCCCTTTATGGTGTCTGCACCTGGCAAAGTCATTGTGTACGGAGAGCATGCAGTCGTGCATGGCAAG GCTGCGATTGCTGCTGCCATCTCGCTCCGCTCCTACCTCCACGTCTCGTTTCTCTCCAAATCGAACCGAACCGTGAAGCTGCGCTTCCCCGACATACAGATGGAACACACGTGGAACATCGACGACTTGCCCTGGGACGCTTTCGCCAAGGCagggaagaagaagtactacTACGATCTGGTGACCGCACTGGACCCCGACCTCATGGCCGCCATACAGCCCTTCATCGATGAGGTCTCGCCCAAAGCCCCCGAGTCAATGCGCAAGATACAGCATGCCTCGGCTTGCTCCTTCTTGTACCTCTTTCTCTCGCTGGCTTCGAGGAAGACACCACCGTGCGTGTACACACTGCGCTCGACAATACCCATAGGCGCCGGACTGGGCAGCAGTGCCAGCATCTCTGTTTGCTTGAGCGCCGCTTTGCTCATGCAAATCCGCGCGTTGAGCGGGCCTCACCAAGACCAGCCGCCGCAGGAATGCGAACTGAACATTGAGCGCATCAATCGCTGGGCATTTGTTGGAGAAATGTGCATTCACGGCAACCCTTCGGGCATCGACAACACAGTGTCGTCGGGCGGCAAGGCAGTACTGTACCAAAGGATGGGCGAGGGCAAGCCACCTCGCGTTGAACCGCTCCACAACTTCCCAGAGCTTCCCTTGTTATTGGTGAACACACGACAGTCTCGCAGCACAGCTACTGAAGTCGCAAAGGTCGGCACGCTCCGGACCCTGCACCCAGCCCTCGCCGAGAACATTCTCGAATCCATTGGTATGGTCACCGAATCCGCTCACCAACTTCTCACATCCCCCGATTTCGATCCTACTTCTCACGCCGCACTCAAACATCTCGGCGAGCTTGTGACTATAAATCACGGCTTGCTCGTCTCGCTCGGCGTTTCGCACCCCAAACTGGAGCGAGTCCGCGAACTCATCGACCACACCGGCATCGGCTGGACGAAGCTTACCGGCGCCGGCGGAGGAGGCTGCGCCATATCAATCATCAAGCCCAAGCCACCGGCGCTCTCCAGCGGCCACAGCAACGGCAATCAGGAACTCTCCTCTGACGAGTCTGACAATTCTTCCGAAGCCGACTGCAGCGCATCGGTGATCTCGAATGGTACCAGGCTCAAGCACAAGATTTTGGATTCTCTTGAAGCCAAGCTGGAAGACGAAGGATTCGAGAAGTTTGAGACGACGCTCGCCGGTGACGGTGTCGGCATCTTATGGCCAGCTGTACTACACAACGGCAACGAGGAAGAGGGTGGGGAGGAAATTGACCAAGAAAAATTCCTGATGGCTGAGGGTACTGTGGGGATAGAAAGGTTAGTTGGCGTGGCGAGCCCTAGAAGAAAGCTTGCGAAGGACGTCCGAGAAGGCTGGAAGTTCTGGAGACCGTGGGTCACGCACGAGGAATGA
- a CDS encoding ATP phosphoribosyltransferase — MPHANGANGPNEMEYIMQRARQGSRSLPFMTDTLGNSLNDRLLFAVPKKGRLHQVCLDLLHGSDIQFHRHSRLDIALVKNLPLALVFLPAADIPTFVGEGRVDLGITGRDQVEEHECGVPPTATTGVVEVLDLDFGKCSLQVQVPSKGDLAKPEDLIGKNVVTSFTNLAEQYFRKLEAEQSGSTNGDAKDAPLKTNIKYVGGSVEAACALGVADGIVDLVESGETMRAAGLKAISTVVSSSAILIKSKHPSDPKLVDLITARIKGVITAQKYVLCTYNIERAKLDEAKTITPGNRAPTVTSLEETGWVAISVMVQRKQIAIAMDKLTEAGACDILVTKIENSRTHD; from the exons ATGCCTCACGCCAATGGAGCCAACGGGCCAAACGAGATGGAGTACATCATGCAAAGAGCGCGCCAAGGCAGTCGAAGCTTGCCATTCATGACTGACACATTGGGCAACAGCCTGAACGACCGACTACTCTTCGCGGTACCCAAGA AGGGCCGTCTTCACCAAGTTTGTCTCGACCTGCTCCACGGCTCAGACATCCAATTCCACCGCCACTCGCGCCTCGACATTGCGCTCGTCAAGAACCTCCCTCTCGCGCTCGTCTTCCTCCCCGCCGCCGACATCCCCACATTCGTCGGCGAGGGTCGCGTCGACCTCGGAATCACTGGCCGCGACCAGGTCGAGGAGCACGAATGCGGCGTACCCCCCACAGCAACGACCGGCGTCGTCGAAGTGCTCGACCTCGACTTTGGAAAGTGCAGTCTCCAGGTCCAGGTGCCCTCGAAAGGCGACCTGGCCAAGCCTGAGGACTTGATTGGAAAGAACGTCGTCACCTCCTTCACGAACCTGGCGGAGCAGTACTTCAGGAAGCTGGAGGCTGAGCAGAGCGGGTCGACAAACGGCGACGCAAAGGATGCGCCGCTGAAGACAAACATCAAATACGTCGGCGGCAGTGTCGAGGCGGCATGCGCGCTCGGTGTTGCAGATGGTATTGTGGATCTCGTCGAGTCCGGAGAGACGATGCGCGCGGCGGGCCTGAAGGCCATTTCCACAGTCGTCTCGTCCAGCGCTATCCTGATCAAGTCGAAGCACCCCTCAGACCCCAAGCTTGTTGATCTGATCACAGCCAGGATAAAGGGTGTCATCA CTGCCCAAAAGTACGTCCTCTGCACATACAACATTGAGCGCGCGAAGCTCGACGAGGCCAAAACCATCACCCCGGGCAACCGCGCGCCGACTGTCACCTCGCTCGAGGAGACCGGCTGGGTTGCCATCTCCGTCATGGTGCAGCGGAAGCAGATTGCCATTGCCATGGACAAGCTGACCGAGGCCGGCGCCTGCGACATCTTGGTCACCAAGATCGAGAACTCGAGGACTCACGATTAG
- a CDS encoding bem46 protein, variant encodes MGTALDTLMSYLRIPLLASSGIAALCSGLLYFKQNELIYPRAFPPDARTNVPRPSQFGLTDYEELFIPTPDGESLSAFYIRPNKQHARNVTVLMFHGNAGNIGYRLPIAKVLTNELGCNILMLQYRGYGLSSGNPNEKGLMIDAQTGLDYIRNRSKLRGTQIVIYGQSIGGAVAIGLASRNQKQGDIAGVVLENTFTSLRKLIPSAFPPARFLTPLCHQIWPSEDTLPTITTIPFLFLSGLKDEIVPASHMARLFKVCRAPKVWRELPNGTHNDTVAEPGYFQHIDDFLRKFVTA; translated from the exons ATGGGTACCGCTCTCGATACGCTCATGTCCTATCTGCGAATACCGCTACTTGCCTCTTCCGGCATCGCGGCACTGTGTAGTGGCCTCCTATACTTTAAGCAGAA TGAGCTCATCTACCCAAGAGCATTTCCACCTGATGCTCGGACCAATGTTCCGCGTCCTTCACAATTCGGTCTTACTGACTACGAGGAGCTTTTCATCCCGACTCCGGACGGCGAATCACTCAGCGCGTTCTACATTCGGCCAAACAAACAACATGCTCGCAACGTGACTGTTCTTATGTTTCACGGTAATGCTGGTAACATTGGCTATCGACTTCCGATCGCTAAGGTCCTTACGAACGAACTTGGTTGCAATATACTCATGCTTCAGTATCGTGGTTACGGTCTATCGTCTGGCAATCCCAACGAAAAGGGGCTTATGATTGATGCTCAGACTGGCCTGGACTACATTCGCAATCGATCAAAACTTCGGGGCACGCAGATAGTCATCTATGGACAAAGCATTGGGGGTGCTGTAGCTATTGGACTCGCTTCGCGCAACCAGAAGCAGGGTGATATCGCTGGCGTTGTGCTAGAGAACACATTCACTTCACTCAGAAAGCTTATACCATC TGCGTTTCCCCCAGCTCGGTTCCTCACGCCGTTATGTCACCAGATATGGCCCAGCGAGGATACACTACCAACAATCACTACGATACCGTTCCTGTTCCTCTCGGGACTGAAAGACGAAATTGTTCC AGCCTCGCACATGGCCCGTCTATTCAAGGTTTGCAGAGCTCCCAAAGTATGGCGCGAGCTTCCCAATGGGACTCACAACGACACAGTAGCAGAGCCAGGGTATTTCCAACATATTGATGACTTCCTAAGAAAATTCGTCACAGCATGA
- a CDS encoding Proteasome endopeptidase complex — MLGEDGIHVDMNHLKKGEVNLGTSIMAINFKDGVILAADSRTTTGAYIANRVTDKLTQVHDTIWCCRSGSAADTQAVADIVHYHLGMYGITNDEPPTTQTAAAIFQELCYSNKDSLSAGLIIAGWDHKHGGQVYSIPLGGSLHKQAYAIGGSGSTYIYGYCDANWKEHMTEEEGIKFVKGALSEAIKWDGSSGGVIRMVVLTATGAQRHLYLPDQNYEGPGRQ; from the exons ATGCTAGGAGAGG ATGGCATCCACGTGGACATGAATCACCTGAAGAAGGGTGAAGTCAA CCTGGGAACCTCCAT TATGGCGATCAACTTCAAGGACGGCGTGATATTAGCCGCAGACAGCAGAACGACGACCGGCGCGTACATTGCGAATCGAGTCACCGACAAGCTCACACAAGTTCACGACACGATCTGGTGTTGCAGATCCGGCTCGGCAGCGGACACACAGGCCGTAGCTGATATCGTACACTACCACCTCGGCATGTACGGCATCACCAACGATGAACCTCCGACAACACAGACTGCAGCGGCCATCTTCCAAGAGCTCTGCTACTCGAACAAGGACTCTCTTTC GGCTGGGTTGATCATTGCGGGATGGGATCACAAGCATGGCGGCCAGGTATACTCGATCCCACTCGGAGGTTCCCTGCACAAGCAAGCGTACGCGATCGGCGGTTCGGGGTCCACATACATCTACGGATACTGTGACGCAAACTGGAAGGAACACATGACGGAAGAGGAAGGCATCAAGTTCGTCAAGGGTGCGCTCTCTGAGGCCATCAAGTGGGACGGAAGCTCTGGCGGTGTGATTCGCATGGTGGTGCTCACAGCCACGGGCGCACAGCGACATCTGTACCTGCCAGACCAAAACTACGAGGGTCCTGGTAGGCAGTAA